A region from the Musa acuminata AAA Group cultivar baxijiao chromosome BXJ1-10, Cavendish_Baxijiao_AAA, whole genome shotgun sequence genome encodes:
- the LOC135595285 gene encoding acyl-coenzyme A thioesterase 2, chloroplastic-like isoform X1, whose amino-acid sequence MKHSQRTAFSHLPIATLFFTQIKPSPSRHSNFPSSSQRPSNPSPILPPSPSKVFPESPLFNHPKSSPRSDYSSPGPFCSSSQPKFSSAFSELVPQLIPRWRLFNPKAARPARGLERSNLFDPKSPRSTSQIRFVSSSAAGKPPQRSFPGPMTPDSPSPIQVVSTFASPFDESPPHIDASSSIRKPLSLWPGMYHSPVTNALWEARSSIFERLLDPSKEGPPQSELLTRTPSQSRTNIIYNFSSDYILREQYRDPWNEVRIGKLLEDLDALAGTISVKHCSDDDSTTRPLLLVTASVDKMVLKKPLRVDTDLKIAGAVTWAGRSSIEIQIEVTQTHQQADNSESSDPSALTATFIFVARDSKTGKSAPVNRLLPETEQEKLLFKEAEARDKIRKGKREEQKRTFENGGHSLHGDIKRLKTLLAEGRVFCDLPALAARDSILIRDTKLENSLICQPQQRNLHGRIFGGFLMNLAFELAFSTAYAFVGQMPCFLEVDHVDFLKPVDVGDFLRLKSCVLYTQLENPAQPLINVEVVAHVTRPELRTSEISNMFYFTFTVNPDALKNGLKIRNVVPATEEEARRVLERMDAEEIFA is encoded by the exons ATGAAACATTCCCAAAGAACGGCTTTCTCGCACCTCCCCATCGCCACACTTTTCTTCACCCAAATCAAACCCTCGCCCTCACGCCACTCCAACTTTCCATCTTCAAGTCAACGCCCTTCAAATCCGTCACCCATTCTTCCACCATCCCCATCCAAAGTCTTCCCCGAATCCCCCCTTTTCAACCACCCCAAGTCTTCACCAAGATCGGATTATTCTTCCCCCGGACCGTTCTGTTCTTCCTCCCAACCAAAATTCTCGTCTGCCTTTTCCGAATTAGTGCCACAATTGATCCCAAGATGGCGTCTTTTCAATCCGAAAGCAGCGAGACCAGCTCGAGGTCTTGAAAGATCGAACCTTTTCGATCCGAAATCGCCCCGTTCCACCTCTCAGATCAGGTTCGTGTCGTCTTCTGCTGCTGGAAAACCACCTCAACGATCGTTTCCCGGCCCCATGACTCCAGATTCGCCTTCGCCGATCCAAGTCGTTTCGACGTTCGCGTCGCCGTTCGATGAGTCTCCCCCGCACATCGACGCGAGCTCGTCGATCAGGAAGCCGCTTAGCTTGTGGCCGGGGATGTACCACTCCCCGGTGACCAATGCTCTCTGGGAAGCGCGTTCGAGCATCTTTGAGAGGCTTCTTGACCCTTCCAAGGAAGGGCCGCCGCAGTCGGAGTTGCTGACGAGGACGCCATCACAGAGCAGGACGAACATCATCTACAACTTTTCGAGTGATTACATCCTGAGGGAGCAGTACCGAGATCCATGGAATGAGGTCAGGATCGGGAAGTTGCTTGAGGATCTCGACGCACTTGCCGGCACCATTTCTGTGAAG CACTGCTCTGATGATGACAGCACCACAAGGCCCCTCTTGTTGGTCACTGCCTCGGTAGATAAGATGGTTCTAAAGAAGCCATTGCGTGTAGACACTGACCTAAAGATAGCAGGTGCCGTCACATGGGCTGGTCGATCATCCATTGAGATACAGATTGAAGTTACCCAGACTCATCAACAAG CAGATAACTCTGAATCATCAGATCCATCGGCTTTGACAGCAACTTTCATATTCGTTGCACGGGACTCGAAGACTGGAAAGTCAGCTCCTGTAAACCGCCTTTTACCGGAAACTGAACAAGAAAAGTTGCTCTTTAAAGAAGCAGAAGCAAGGGATAAAATTCGAAAAGGCAAACGAGAGGAACAGAAAAGAACTTTTGAGAATGGTGGGCATAGTTTACATGGTGATATAAAGAGGCTAAAGACATTGTTGGCAGAGGGGCGTGTGTTCTGTGATTTGCCTGCATTAGCAGCTAGAGACAGCATTCTGATAAGGGATACCAAACTTGAGAATTCACTGATCTGCCAACCTCAACAAAGGAATCTCCATGGTCGTATTTTTGGCGGGTTTCTGATGAACCTAGCATTTGAACTTGCATTTTCGACTGCTTATGCATTTGTTGGGCAGATGCCATGCTTTCTTGAAGTGGATCATGTTGATTTCTTAAAACCT GTTGACGTGGGGGACTTCCTTCGACTTAAATCTTGTGTTCTTTATACACAACTAGAGAACCCAGCACAGCCTCTGATCAACGTTGAAGTTGTTGCTCATGTAACGAGACCTGAGCTTCGAACCAGTGAG ATATCAAACATGTTCTACTTCACTTTTACTGTAAATCCTGATGCCCTAAAGAATGGACTAAAGATTCGCAATGTAGTTCCTGCCACAGAAGAAGAAGCCCGTCGTGTACTTGAGCGAATGGATGCGGAGGAAATATTTGCTTAA
- the LOC135595285 gene encoding acyl-coenzyme A thioesterase 2, chloroplastic-like isoform X2 encodes MKHSQRTAFSHLPIATLFFTQIKPSPSRHSNFPSSSQRPSNPSPILPPSPSKVFPESPLFNHPKSSPRSDYSSPGPFCSSSQPKFSSAFSELVPQLIPRWRLFNPKAARPARGLERSNLFDPKSPRSTSQIRFVSSSAAGKPPQRSFPGPMTPDSPSPIQVVSTFASPFDESPPHIDASSSIRKPLSLWPGMYHSPVTNALWEARSSIFERLLDPSKEGPPQSELLTRTPSQSRTNIIYNFSSDYILREQYRDPWNEVRIGKLLEDLDALAGTISVKHCSDDDSTTRPLLLVTASVDKMVLKKPLRVDTDLKIAGAVTWAGRSSIEIQIEVTQTHQQDNSESSDPSALTATFIFVARDSKTGKSAPVNRLLPETEQEKLLFKEAEARDKIRKGKREEQKRTFENGGHSLHGDIKRLKTLLAEGRVFCDLPALAARDSILIRDTKLENSLICQPQQRNLHGRIFGGFLMNLAFELAFSTAYAFVGQMPCFLEVDHVDFLKPVDVGDFLRLKSCVLYTQLENPAQPLINVEVVAHVTRPELRTSEISNMFYFTFTVNPDALKNGLKIRNVVPATEEEARRVLERMDAEEIFA; translated from the exons ATGAAACATTCCCAAAGAACGGCTTTCTCGCACCTCCCCATCGCCACACTTTTCTTCACCCAAATCAAACCCTCGCCCTCACGCCACTCCAACTTTCCATCTTCAAGTCAACGCCCTTCAAATCCGTCACCCATTCTTCCACCATCCCCATCCAAAGTCTTCCCCGAATCCCCCCTTTTCAACCACCCCAAGTCTTCACCAAGATCGGATTATTCTTCCCCCGGACCGTTCTGTTCTTCCTCCCAACCAAAATTCTCGTCTGCCTTTTCCGAATTAGTGCCACAATTGATCCCAAGATGGCGTCTTTTCAATCCGAAAGCAGCGAGACCAGCTCGAGGTCTTGAAAGATCGAACCTTTTCGATCCGAAATCGCCCCGTTCCACCTCTCAGATCAGGTTCGTGTCGTCTTCTGCTGCTGGAAAACCACCTCAACGATCGTTTCCCGGCCCCATGACTCCAGATTCGCCTTCGCCGATCCAAGTCGTTTCGACGTTCGCGTCGCCGTTCGATGAGTCTCCCCCGCACATCGACGCGAGCTCGTCGATCAGGAAGCCGCTTAGCTTGTGGCCGGGGATGTACCACTCCCCGGTGACCAATGCTCTCTGGGAAGCGCGTTCGAGCATCTTTGAGAGGCTTCTTGACCCTTCCAAGGAAGGGCCGCCGCAGTCGGAGTTGCTGACGAGGACGCCATCACAGAGCAGGACGAACATCATCTACAACTTTTCGAGTGATTACATCCTGAGGGAGCAGTACCGAGATCCATGGAATGAGGTCAGGATCGGGAAGTTGCTTGAGGATCTCGACGCACTTGCCGGCACCATTTCTGTGAAG CACTGCTCTGATGATGACAGCACCACAAGGCCCCTCTTGTTGGTCACTGCCTCGGTAGATAAGATGGTTCTAAAGAAGCCATTGCGTGTAGACACTGACCTAAAGATAGCAGGTGCCGTCACATGGGCTGGTCGATCATCCATTGAGATACAGATTGAAGTTACCCAGACTCATCAACAAG ATAACTCTGAATCATCAGATCCATCGGCTTTGACAGCAACTTTCATATTCGTTGCACGGGACTCGAAGACTGGAAAGTCAGCTCCTGTAAACCGCCTTTTACCGGAAACTGAACAAGAAAAGTTGCTCTTTAAAGAAGCAGAAGCAAGGGATAAAATTCGAAAAGGCAAACGAGAGGAACAGAAAAGAACTTTTGAGAATGGTGGGCATAGTTTACATGGTGATATAAAGAGGCTAAAGACATTGTTGGCAGAGGGGCGTGTGTTCTGTGATTTGCCTGCATTAGCAGCTAGAGACAGCATTCTGATAAGGGATACCAAACTTGAGAATTCACTGATCTGCCAACCTCAACAAAGGAATCTCCATGGTCGTATTTTTGGCGGGTTTCTGATGAACCTAGCATTTGAACTTGCATTTTCGACTGCTTATGCATTTGTTGGGCAGATGCCATGCTTTCTTGAAGTGGATCATGTTGATTTCTTAAAACCT GTTGACGTGGGGGACTTCCTTCGACTTAAATCTTGTGTTCTTTATACACAACTAGAGAACCCAGCACAGCCTCTGATCAACGTTGAAGTTGTTGCTCATGTAACGAGACCTGAGCTTCGAACCAGTGAG ATATCAAACATGTTCTACTTCACTTTTACTGTAAATCCTGATGCCCTAAAGAATGGACTAAAGATTCGCAATGTAGTTCCTGCCACAGAAGAAGAAGCCCGTCGTGTACTTGAGCGAATGGATGCGGAGGAAATATTTGCTTAA
- the LOC135581675 gene encoding probable thiol methyltransferase 2 isoform X2, with protein sequence MLPFLRVGICQRARHPPRVPGAPWIRRPRLPRLPTAINRLRVPAPAMVARMATDGGAENPARDPASNPKVVMIRGLVNDDATDGWEKCWEEGLTPWDLGQATPAVLQLVRTGSLPRGRVLVPGCGSGYDVVAIAGPERYVVGLDISTSAVEKAKEFTFMAADFFTWQPTEKFDLIFDYTFFCAIDPCLRPAWAQKIQEILKPDGELITLIYLISGQEGGPPYNTTVADYEQVLNPVGFKALSIEDNELAVKPRKGNEKLGRWKRLLNKSLL encoded by the exons ATGCTTCCCTTCTTGCGGGTAGGCATATGTCAGCGCGCGCGTCACCCGCCACGAGTTCCGGGGGCGCCTTGGATACGGCGGCCGAGACTGCCGCGGCTACCGACGGCTATAAATCGCCTCAGGGTCCCGGCACCGGCCATGGTGGCGAGGATGGCGACGGACGGCGGAGCTGAGAACCCAGCCCGTGATCCGGCTTCCAACCCCAAGGTGGTCATGATTCGAGGACTCGTGAACGACGATGCAACAG ATGGCTGGGAAAAATGCTGGGAGGAAGGACTGACCCCATGGGATTTGGGACAGGCAACACCTGCAGTTTTGCAACTTGTTAGAACTGGGTCTCTTCCAAGAGGCAGGGTTCTTGTTCCTGGATGTGGCAGT GGGTATGATGTGGTTGCTATTGCTGGCCCTGAGCGCTATGTTGTAGGCTTGGATATATCAACTAGTGCTGTTGAGAAAGCAAAAGAG TTCACCTTCATGGCAGCAGATTTCTTCACTTGGCAGCCAACAGAGAAGTTTGATCTTATCTTTGATTATAC ATTCTTTTGTGCAATTGACCCATGCTTGAGGCCAGCCTGGGCACAGAAAATTCAAGAGATTTTAAAACCTGACGGAGAGCTTATAACACTGATATATCTG ATCAGTGGCCAGGAAGGAGGACCGCCATACAACACAACTGTAGCTGA CTATGAGCAGGTACTGAATCCTGTGGGTTTCAAAGCACTCTCAATTGAAGACAATGAGCTAGCAGTCAAGCCACGCAAG GGAAATGAGAAGCTTGGGAGGTGGAAGCGGCTTTTAAACAAATCATTGTTATAA
- the LOC135581675 gene encoding probable thiol methyltransferase 2 isoform X1 produces the protein MLPFLRVGICQRARHPPRVPGAPWIRRPRLPRLPTAINRLRVPAPAMVARMATDGGAENPARDPASNPKVVMIRGLVNDDATDGWEKCWEEGLTPWDLGQATPAVLQLVRTGSLPRGRVLVPGCGSGYDVVAIAGPERYVVGLDISTSAVEKAKELSSSLPNANQFTFMAADFFTWQPTEKFDLIFDYTFFCAIDPCLRPAWAQKIQEILKPDGELITLIYLISGQEGGPPYNTTVADYEQVLNPVGFKALSIEDNELAVKPRKGNEKLGRWKRLLNKSLL, from the exons ATGCTTCCCTTCTTGCGGGTAGGCATATGTCAGCGCGCGCGTCACCCGCCACGAGTTCCGGGGGCGCCTTGGATACGGCGGCCGAGACTGCCGCGGCTACCGACGGCTATAAATCGCCTCAGGGTCCCGGCACCGGCCATGGTGGCGAGGATGGCGACGGACGGCGGAGCTGAGAACCCAGCCCGTGATCCGGCTTCCAACCCCAAGGTGGTCATGATTCGAGGACTCGTGAACGACGATGCAACAG ATGGCTGGGAAAAATGCTGGGAGGAAGGACTGACCCCATGGGATTTGGGACAGGCAACACCTGCAGTTTTGCAACTTGTTAGAACTGGGTCTCTTCCAAGAGGCAGGGTTCTTGTTCCTGGATGTGGCAGT GGGTATGATGTGGTTGCTATTGCTGGCCCTGAGCGCTATGTTGTAGGCTTGGATATATCAACTAGTGCTGTTGAGAAAGCAAAAGAG TTGTCTTCCTCTTTACCAAATGCAAACCAGTTCACCTTCATGGCAGCAGATTTCTTCACTTGGCAGCCAACAGAGAAGTTTGATCTTATCTTTGATTATAC ATTCTTTTGTGCAATTGACCCATGCTTGAGGCCAGCCTGGGCACAGAAAATTCAAGAGATTTTAAAACCTGACGGAGAGCTTATAACACTGATATATCTG ATCAGTGGCCAGGAAGGAGGACCGCCATACAACACAACTGTAGCTGA CTATGAGCAGGTACTGAATCCTGTGGGTTTCAAAGCACTCTCAATTGAAGACAATGAGCTAGCAGTCAAGCCACGCAAG GGAAATGAGAAGCTTGGGAGGTGGAAGCGGCTTTTAAACAAATCATTGTTATAA